The following coding sequences are from one Culex quinquefasciatus strain JHB chromosome 1, VPISU_Cqui_1.0_pri_paternal, whole genome shotgun sequence window:
- the LOC119765184 gene encoding LOW QUALITY PROTEIN: serine-rich adhesin for platelets (The sequence of the model RefSeq protein was modified relative to this genomic sequence to represent the inferred CDS: substituted 1 base at 1 genomic stop codon): protein MKVAFLIVALLPLLVQPKPATTALDDVEIVEVVPATKDDAMARADLLRAKRSGFNLVSGLKSTLLSGIGRASASLAASSAGTASSSLAMHSSGGSSSGGSSSSGHSYEKPHEDSHFDGWSLKKSILNTLFQAVKAITGGVTILKGQLIKGSGYAISGLGKVVASGGDAVSNVGKKITSSAHLVPAPSHSSVIHPFAKLSGSLSSGSSSLISSASSSSSGGSSSSSSSSGHHTGPSSESFTSYEGPSSYDTHSSSHSYIPPKQSAHYKAPLTSYGTEIESDGKIYLDXKHFLHTAGKTTSVVEASDVLRQILNQKVPSHNSPSTSTGYSYNSYHHATGPMKYEKQPKATPISQYDIPNDPFPPPFKPLKNSNNAYLPPLYGAPHGPIESVTHSQSVVTAFGAPFNGGQYHVESESEPQYPPSYDIYRSMSVKMAGKKEKIVTHQSHSSHPDPRSKVTSYTTSTNSLSSYLSPPKPTALTRDQKERFRDDHHSSDDDHHSVHEQQLHDLSQKFGPGIEVQKSLTFEITDPVDVAGLTQHIASHDLERRSDDKDGHLKPPTTTTTASTGASSSSNDQTEKTAT from the exons GTTGCATTTCTCATAGTGGCACTGTTGCCACTGCTGGTGCAGCCAAAGCCCGCAACCACAGCGTTGGACGACGTGGAAATTGTGGAAGTCGTTCCAGCAACCAAAGACGATGCCATGGCCCGTGCCGATTTGCTCCGGGCCAAACGGTCCGGATTCAATCTCGTTTCCGGTCTCAAGAGC ACACTACTATCGGGAATAGGACGGGCGTCGGCCTCACTGGCGGCCAGCAGCGCCGGAACGGCTTCCTCTTCGCTCGCGATGCACTCTTCCGGGGGGTCTTCTAGCGGGGGGTCGTCCTCCAGTGGACACTCGTACGAAAAACCACAC GAAGACAGCCACTTTGACGGTTGGAGCTTGAAAAAGTCCATCTTGAACACGCTGTTCCAGGCAGTCAAGGCCATCACCGGTGGCGTCACGATTCTCAAGGGCCAGCTCATCAAGGGTTCCGGTTACGCGATCAGTGGCCTCGGCAAGGTCGTCGCGTCCGGTGGTGATGCCGTTTCGAACGTGGGCAAAAAGATCACCTCGTCGGCCCACCTGGTCCCGGCGCCGTCGCACTCGTCCGTCATTCATCCGTTCGCCAAGCTGAGTGGATCGCTGTCGTCTGGGTCGTCCAGCCTGATTTCGTCGGCATCATCTTCATCGTCCGGCGgttcatcatcgtcgtcgtcatcgtccggCCACCACACGGGACCGTCCAGTGAAA GCTTCACCAGCTACGAGGGACCAAGCAGCTATGATACTCACAGTTCGTCCCACTCATACATTCCTCCGAAGCAGTCTGCTCACTACAAGGCTCCCCTGACGTCGTACGGTACAGAAATTGAGTCTGATGGTAAGATTTATCttgattaaaaacattttt TACACACTGCCGGGAAAACGACATCCGTCGTTGAGGCGTCCGACGTTCTGAGGCAAATTCTGAACCAGAAAGTTCCCTCTCACAACAGTCCCTCGACATCGACCGGGTACAGTTACAACAGCTACCACCACGCGACGGGACCGATGAAGTACGAGAAGCAACCCAAGGCCACCCCAATTTCCCAATACGACATCCCGAATGATCCCTTCCCCCCACCATTCAAACCCCTGAAGAACAGCAATAACGCTTACCTGCCTCCGTTATACGGCGCTCCTCACGGACCTATTGAGTCCGTTACGCATTCGCAATCGGTGGTGACCGCCTTCGGAGCACCTTTTAATGGTGGCCAGTACCACGTGGAATCCGAGTCGGAACCTCAATATCCACCATCATATGACATCTACCGCTCGATGAGTGTCAAGATGGCCGGTAAGAAAGAGAAGATCGTTACACATCAGTCTCATTCGAGTCATCCCGATCCAAGATCGAAGGTCACCAGCTATACCACCAGCACCAACTCCCTGTCCTCCTACCTTTCCCCTCCGAAACCTACCGCACTGACCAGGGACCAGAAAGAACGATTCCGTGACGATCACCACTCCTCTGACGACGATCACCATTCGGTCCATGAACAGCAACTGCACGATCTAAGCCAAAAGTTCGGGCCGGGGATTGAGGTGCAAAAATCGctcacatttgaaatcactgaccCCGTGGACGTTGCCGGATTGACCCAACACATCGCGAGTCACGACCTGGAACGACGATCGGACGACAAGGACGGTCATCTGAAGCCGCCTACGACGACGACAACAGCCAGTACTGGTGCCAGTAGCAGCTCAAATGACCAAACAGAGAAGACTGCCACGTAG